From the Flavobacterium galactosidilyticum genome, one window contains:
- a CDS encoding lipopolysaccharide biosynthesis protein, which translates to MGLYKNLFKQTAIYGLATVIPRMFSFLLVPLYTDLLPKEEYGKISIIFAGMIFFNVILAYGMETAFFRFYNKETNKSAVVETTSISIFWTSFIFLVISLLSQNTITKWSGIDGQFITYTIWILVLDALVIVPFSKLRVNQQPIRYAIVKIGNVAVNLFLNIFFLISLPAIAKSNPEHFLSTFYIENFQIGYIFVSLIVASLLTFLVLSPTYFKLKWQFDYKLWKQMMKYGMPIMVAGIAFAINEQFDKILLGYLLPSNIAVSEVGVYSACYKLGLFMVLYRMAYTLGIEPFFFSHASNENAPQTYATITKYFVIFGSFILLSVIVFADILKIIMIQNSSYWEAMKVVPLIILANFFLGIYTNLSVWYKLIDKTHYGAYISIVGAMITLVLNYLLIPTMSYYGSAIATIAAYGSMMGISYYFGNKYYPIPYDINKISVYLLVSIGFSAISFYGFRENYFVGIPLLLLFMYFIYHNEKELLTNILKRKPN; encoded by the coding sequence TTGGGATTATATAAAAACCTTTTTAAACAAACGGCTATTTACGGATTGGCGACAGTGATTCCGAGGATGTTCAGTTTTTTATTGGTTCCATTGTACACAGATTTACTTCCAAAAGAGGAATACGGAAAAATTTCTATCATTTTTGCCGGCATGATATTTTTTAATGTTATTCTAGCATACGGAATGGAAACTGCCTTTTTTAGATTTTATAATAAGGAAACAAATAAAAGTGCCGTTGTGGAAACCACTTCGATTTCTATTTTTTGGACTTCCTTCATCTTTTTGGTAATTTCACTACTATCTCAAAACACAATAACCAAGTGGTCTGGAATCGATGGGCAATTTATCACTTATACAATTTGGATATTAGTACTCGATGCGTTGGTAATTGTTCCGTTTTCTAAGCTAAGAGTCAATCAGCAACCCATACGATATGCAATTGTAAAAATTGGAAACGTAGCAGTCAATTTATTTCTAAATATTTTCTTTTTGATTTCGTTACCAGCAATTGCAAAATCAAATCCAGAACATTTCTTAAGTACTTTTTATATCGAGAATTTCCAAATAGGATATATTTTCGTTTCTCTTATTGTTGCTAGTTTGCTGACATTCTTAGTGCTTTCGCCTACTTATTTCAAACTAAAATGGCAGTTTGATTATAAATTGTGGAAACAAATGATGAAATACGGAATGCCTATTATGGTAGCCGGAATAGCATTTGCCATTAACGAACAATTCGACAAAATCCTACTAGGTTACTTATTACCTTCAAATATCGCCGTATCAGAAGTAGGTGTATATTCCGCCTGTTACAAACTGGGTTTATTCATGGTTTTATATCGTATGGCTTACACTTTAGGAATAGAACCTTTCTTTTTTAGCCATGCTTCAAATGAAAATGCACCTCAAACGTATGCTACTATTACCAAGTATTTTGTGATTTTTGGTTCGTTTATTTTACTGTCAGTAATTGTTTTTGCTGATATTCTAAAAATTATAATGATTCAAAATTCTTCTTATTGGGAAGCAATGAAAGTGGTGCCACTTATCATTCTAGCAAATTTCTTTCTGGGAATTTATACTAACCTTTCAGTTTGGTACAAACTGATCGACAAAACACATTATGGCGCTTATATATCAATTGTGGGAGCAATGATAACATTAGTGCTTAACTACTTATTAATCCCTACTATGAGCTATTACGGGTCAGCAATTGCCACAATTGCGGCCTACGGAAGCATGATGGGGATTTCTTATTATTTCGGAAATAAGTATTACCCTATTCCGTACGACATCAATAAAATCTCCGTTTATTTGTTGGTCTCCATCGGATTTTCTGCGATTTCATTTTATGGTTTTCGAGAAAATTATTTCGTCGGAATCCCGCTATTACTGCTATTCATGTATTTTATATACCACAACGAAAAAGAATTATTAACTAATATTTTAAAACGAAAACCAAATTAA
- a CDS encoding GNAT family N-acetyltransferase — MKLQIEELSTKQEMLDQFEVMQHLYTKFTLEKYDSYLTEMIPHNYKQIAVFEHGICIGVSGLWSGTKLWSGKYLEIDNFIVHPDHRKKGVGKMMTDYIDAKAKETGCTMIVLDAFTGNFAAHRFYYNQGYAPKGFHFLKILDPDGLS; from the coding sequence ATGAAACTACAAATAGAAGAACTCTCTACTAAACAAGAAATGCTGGATCAGTTTGAAGTTATGCAGCATTTGTACACCAAATTTACTTTAGAGAAATACGATTCCTATCTTACTGAAATGATACCGCATAATTACAAACAAATTGCGGTTTTTGAGCATGGTATTTGTATAGGAGTTTCAGGATTGTGGTCAGGAACAAAACTCTGGTCGGGTAAGTATTTAGAGATAGACAATTTTATAGTGCATCCCGATCACCGCAAAAAAGGAGTTGGCAAGATGATGACGGATTATATTGATGCTAAAGCAAAAGAAACCGGTTGTACAATGATCGTATTAGACGCGTTTACCGGTAATTTTGCAGCACACCGTTTTTATTACAATCAAGGATATGCGCCTAAAGGGTTTCATTTTTTAAAGATTTTAGATCCAGACGGGTTAAGTTAA
- a CDS encoding family 10 glycosylhydrolase, producing the protein MKKTTLKTLKATFSACLIFCVLSANSQCLQGAEFSKSTPKRDLRGVFLASVFNLNWPTSKTASPAVQQAELISILDNLQANGYNTVFFQIRPAGDALYASTLEPWSYYLTGTEGLAPNPLWDPLSFAITEAHKRGLDLHAWINPYRSKNGTYTNAASHPSNTNPSWVLTAATNVNLKILDPGLPAVRNHIVSIIQDIATRYDVDGIHFDDYFYPGSFMKAVPDNQDKQTFIDNNPNNLSLADWRRENGKLMIGMVYDAIQVINTNLNKNIVFGVSPSGIWKSGVPTGISGGSHFNELFYDPIAWLDAGKVDYLAPQVYWKITGPQDYIKLTQWWNDQVKTRNKQLYLSQAYYKMDDSNNFASSEMQNQIIHNRSSTMDAAFGQIAYSYASIKNNSKSINTNLLLAEYKYKSFAPPIPGKDAICPNPPANIIKTGTTLTWSTPAAAADGDLPVKYVIYAFSNAAEAVTNKDDGSKIIEITASNQYILTQDQADNKFIIVTALDKNNNEAGTYDPSLGNDDFKLDSSLLLSVYPNPFDTEFTINLNESISNTALVSIYEGTGKQVWQQYYDVNINSKIVVNPTNLAGGIYFVKVTFENGSSESFKIIKK; encoded by the coding sequence ATGAAGAAAACTACTCTAAAGACATTAAAAGCCACATTTAGCGCCTGTTTGATTTTTTGCGTACTATCTGCAAATTCCCAGTGCCTTCAAGGGGCAGAGTTTAGTAAAAGCACACCTAAAAGAGATTTAAGAGGTGTCTTTCTTGCTTCTGTTTTCAACTTGAACTGGCCTACTAGTAAAACTGCCAGTCCGGCTGTTCAGCAAGCGGAGTTGATCAGTATTTTAGATAACTTACAAGCCAATGGCTACAATACTGTTTTTTTTCAAATTCGTCCCGCAGGAGATGCACTTTATGCCTCTACATTAGAGCCGTGGTCTTATTATTTAACAGGAACCGAGGGTCTTGCTCCAAATCCATTGTGGGATCCTTTATCATTTGCGATTACGGAAGCACATAAACGCGGACTTGATTTACATGCATGGATTAATCCTTATAGATCCAAGAACGGTACTTATACGAATGCAGCTAGTCATCCATCAAATACTAATCCGTCATGGGTGTTAACAGCCGCGACTAATGTGAATCTAAAAATTTTAGACCCAGGTTTGCCTGCAGTTAGAAACCATATTGTATCCATCATTCAAGATATTGCCACTCGATATGATGTAGATGGAATCCATTTTGACGATTATTTTTATCCAGGTAGTTTCATGAAAGCAGTTCCAGACAATCAAGACAAACAAACCTTTATTGATAATAATCCTAACAATCTTTCATTGGCTGATTGGAGAAGGGAAAATGGTAAACTTATGATAGGAATGGTATATGATGCAATCCAAGTTATCAATACTAACTTAAACAAGAACATCGTCTTTGGAGTGAGTCCATCAGGAATTTGGAAGAGTGGCGTTCCAACTGGAATATCTGGAGGCTCCCATTTTAATGAGTTATTTTATGATCCAATTGCGTGGCTAGATGCTGGGAAAGTAGATTATTTAGCGCCACAAGTATACTGGAAGATTACAGGACCACAGGATTATATAAAACTTACACAATGGTGGAATGATCAGGTGAAAACTAGAAACAAGCAATTGTATTTAAGCCAAGCGTATTATAAAATGGATGATTCTAATAATTTTGCTTCTTCTGAGATGCAAAATCAAATTATACACAACAGATCATCAACTATGGATGCTGCTTTTGGGCAAATTGCGTATAGCTACGCTTCGATAAAAAACAATTCAAAGTCAATTAATACAAATCTTCTCCTAGCAGAGTACAAGTACAAATCTTTTGCTCCACCAATACCCGGTAAAGATGCGATTTGTCCAAATCCACCTGCAAACATAATCAAAACAGGTACAACGCTAACGTGGAGTACTCCTGCAGCTGCGGCAGACGGTGATTTGCCTGTGAAATATGTAATTTATGCTTTCAGTAATGCTGCAGAAGCTGTAACTAACAAAGATGATGGTTCTAAAATAATTGAGATTACGGCTAGTAATCAATATATCTTAACACAAGACCAAGCTGATAATAAATTTATTATAGTAACTGCGTTAGACAAAAATAATAACGAAGCCGGCACTTATGATCCTAGCTTAGGAAATGATGATTTTAAATTAGATAGTAGTCTATTATTAAGTGTGTATCCAAATCCTTTTGATACTGAATTTACTATTAATTTAAATGAATCAATATCAAATACGGCACTTGTTAGTATTTACGAAGGAACAGGAAAACAAGTTTGGCAACAATATTATGATGTCAACATAAATTCAAAGATCGTAGTTAATCCTACAAATCTTGCAGGTGGGATTTATTTCGTTAAAGTTACTTTTGAAAATGGTAGCAGTGAGAGTTTTAAAATAATTAAAAAGTAA
- the atpG gene encoding ATP synthase F1 subunit gamma → MANLKEIRNRITSVSSTMQITSAMKMVSAAKLKKAQDAITAMRPYAEKLTELLQNLSATLEGDAGGEYTTQREIKKVLLVVITSNRGLAGAFNTNAIKEAKNRTAYYAGKQVDVFAIGKKGNDVLGKTSTVVANHSTVYDNLTFDNVAAIADVLTEKFVSGEYDRIELIYNQFKNAATQIVQTEQFLPLAPLKSDLNVTPGDYIFEPSKEEIVLTLIPKSLKTQLYKGIRDSFASEHGARMTAMHKATDNATELRNQLKLTYNKARQAAITNEILEIVGGAEALKG, encoded by the coding sequence ATGGCAAATTTAAAGGAAATCCGTAATAGAATTACTTCCGTTTCATCAACGATGCAGATCACATCAGCGATGAAAATGGTTTCTGCAGCAAAGCTAAAGAAAGCACAAGATGCAATCACAGCGATGCGCCCTTATGCCGAAAAATTAACGGAATTATTGCAAAATCTTTCAGCTACTCTTGAAGGTGACGCTGGTGGAGAATATACGACACAACGCGAAATAAAGAAAGTATTACTTGTAGTAATTACCTCTAATAGAGGTCTAGCTGGTGCGTTTAATACTAATGCAATTAAGGAAGCTAAAAACCGTACTGCATATTATGCAGGCAAACAAGTTGATGTTTTTGCTATAGGTAAAAAAGGAAATGATGTTTTGGGAAAAACTAGCACTGTTGTTGCAAATCATAGCACTGTGTATGACAATTTGACTTTTGATAATGTTGCTGCTATTGCTGATGTACTGACTGAGAAATTCGTTTCTGGTGAATATGACAGGATTGAATTGATCTACAATCAATTTAAAAATGCTGCTACACAAATCGTTCAAACAGAACAGTTTTTGCCTTTAGCGCCTTTAAAAAGTGATTTAAATGTTACTCCTGGTGATTATATCTTTGAACCTTCGAAAGAAGAAATTGTTTTAACATTGATTCCTAAATCACTAAAAACACAATTGTACAAAGGTATTCGTGATTCATTTGCTTCAGAACACGGAGCGCGTATGACTGCGATGCATAAAGCAACAGATAACGCAACTGAATTGCGAAATCAATTAAAATTAACTTATAACAAAGCCCGTCAAGCTGCAATTACTAACGAGATCTTAGAGATCGTGGGTGGAGCGGAAGCATTGAAAGGGTAA